One genomic segment of Paenibacillus sp. FSL H8-0332 includes these proteins:
- the cysC gene encoding adenylyl-sulfate kinase: MTTGKLQAHKTSAGLTIWLTGLSGAGKSTLAALLTDRLREQGQAVEWLDGDELRRSLGRGLGFSREDRFENIRRAVYLAGMLNRHGVITVVSVISPYADMRSYARQELPGFVEVYVNCPLPVCEARDVKGLYAKARSGEIPAFTGISDPYEVPADPELTLHTAERTPEQCMEELISWLTEHRLYRL; encoded by the coding sequence GTGACTACTGGTAAGCTACAAGCACACAAGACCTCTGCCGGTTTAACGATATGGCTTACCGGTCTGTCGGGGGCGGGCAAGTCAACGCTTGCCGCGCTGCTCACAGACCGGCTCCGGGAGCAGGGGCAGGCGGTGGAATGGCTGGACGGCGATGAACTGCGGCGCAGCCTGGGGCGGGGACTCGGCTTCAGCCGCGAGGACAGGTTCGAGAACATCCGCAGAGCGGTCTACCTCGCCGGGATGCTGAACCGGCACGGCGTAATTACCGTGGTCTCGGTAATCAGTCCTTATGCCGACATGCGCAGCTATGCCCGGCAGGAATTGCCGGGCTTCGTCGAGGTCTATGTGAACTGCCCGCTTCCCGTCTGTGAAGCAAGGGACGTCAAAGGGCTGTACGCCAAAGCCCGCTCCGGTGAGATCCCGGCCTTCACCGGGATCTCTGATCCTTATGAAGTTCCGGCTGACCCCGAGCTGACGCTGCACACAGCGGAGCGTACACCGGAGCAATGCATGGAAGAGCTGATCAGCTGGCTCACGGAGCATCGGCTTTATCGGCTATGA